GAAGACGTGCGCAATGGCTGGAGCGCAGAAGATATCAAATCGCAAGATGTCGCAGAATGATCGTTGTCGATACATCGGTCTGGATCGACTGGTTTCAGAATAAATCCACGCCTCAAGTCGCAACGCTCGACGATATGGGCGATCTTACCGACGTAATCATCGGCGACATTATTCTTCTCGAAATCTTGCAGGGAGAGCGGAATGACAAGCTGGCGGCGGCTATACATAGTCGGCTGAAGCGCTTCGGATTCGTGCCGATGCTGACACCCGAACTTGCCGTTAAAGCTGCGGCCAATTACCGAAAACTTCGCGGCCTTGGGAAAACCGTGCGTAAAACGGCTGACCTCATCATCGGCACCTATTGTATCGAGCACGGACATAAATTGCTGCAAAACGACCGAGACTTTCAGCCGATGGCCGATCATCTCGGTCTGCAGCTGGCCTGAGCCTCAAACCACCTTCACCCTGCCCTCCACCCGCACCGGGAAATTCACAGAGCGCGCGATGAAGCATTTGTCATGCGCATCATGGTGCAACTCATCCGCCCGGGCGGGATCGCCCTTCGAAATGGTGATGACCGGTTTCAGCACCACTTCGCTGAACTGCCCGGCGCCATCCTTTTCCATGATCAGCGTGCCTTCGGCATTGTCGACATAGTCTTCAACGATGATGCCGTTGACAGAGCAGAAATGCAGGTACCAGAGCTTGTGGCAGGCCGAGAGCGAGGCGACGAGCAGGTCTTCGGGGTTCCAGCGGGCGGCATCCCCGCGGAAGGCCGGGTCGGAGGAGCCCGCAATATCGGCTTTTCCCGACGCGGAAATGGTGTAGTCGCGTTCATAATCGCGGTAGCCGGACGTGCCCTTGCCACGATTGCCGGTCCACTTCAACTGGACGGTGTAATGATGTTCCTGTCCTGCCATTTTAGTCCTCCCTTGGATTCGTTTTTCGCATTCTTTAACGGAAAACCGTTGCCCATTTTTCCTAGAAATGCTCTCGCGTATCGCGCAGATGGTCGAGCGCCTTGCGCAGCGTCTCGATGATTTGATCGACTTCTGAACGGCTGATCGTCAGCGCTGGCGAGGCCAGCATGCGGTCACCGGTCGCGCGCATGACGAGGCCGTTTGCCAGACAATGATTGCGCACGGCGGTTCCAATATCGTCCGGCTTGGCGAAACGCGTGCGCGTCGTCTTGTTGGTCGTTAGCTGCAAGCCGCCCATCAGGCCGACGTTGACAGCCTCGCCCACCACTTCGTGGTCTTCAAGGCTTTTCCAGCCCTGCGAGAAATAGGGGCCGATATCGTCACGCACCCGCTCCACCAGTCCCTCAGCCTCGATGATGCGGAGATTTTCGAGCGCCGCGGCGGCGCAGACGGGATGGCCGGAATAGGTGAAGCCGTGGTTGAAGTCACCGACCTCTGATAACATCACCTGCGCTACCCGGTCCGACACGATCACGCCCCCGATCGGCAGATAACCTGATGACAGGCCCTTGGCGACCGGAGCGAGATCCGGCTCGACGCCAAAATGCTGATAACCGAACCATGAGCCGAGACGCCCGAAGCCGCATATCACCTCGTCGGAGACGAGGAGGATGTTGCGTGCCTTGCAGATGCGGGCGATTTCAGGCCAGTAGGTCTCCGGCGGCACGATCACACCGCCGGCACCCTGAATGGGCTCAGCCACAAAAGCCGCAACATTCTCCTCGCCCAGCTCATCGATTTTTGCGTTCAGTTCGCGCGCGACCTTCAGGCCGAATTCGGCCGGGGAGAGATCCCCACCCTCGGCATACCAGTAGGGCTGGCCGATATGGGCAATGCCTTCGATCGGCAGGTTGCCCTGCTCATGCATCCATGTCATGCCGCCGAGAGACGCGCCCGCCACCGTCGAGCCGTGATAGCCGTTGCGTCTTGCGATAACCTTCGTTTTCGCGGGATGGCCAAGCGCCTTCCAGTAGACCCGCGCCATGCGGAACCAGGTGTCGGTGGCTTCCGAACCGGAGTTGGTAAAGAACACATGGTTCATGCCCGGCCCGGCGCGAGAGGCGATTTTTTGGGCCAGAAGGGTCGCGGGCTGCGTGGTGGTGCCGAAAAAGGCGTTGTAATAGGGCAGCTCGTTCATCTGCCGCTGCACGACATCGGCGATTTCGCGGCGTCCGTAACCGATATTCACACACCACAGGCCGGCAAAAGCGTCGAGATATTTCTTGCCGGTGCTGTCATAGATGAAGACCCCTTCGGCCCGCTCGATGATGCGTGTGCCGGCCGCATTCAGCTTGCCCATGTCGGAGAAGGGATGAAGATGATGGGCGGCATCGATGGCGGCGAGGTTGGAGAGAGACGTGGAGATTTCATTCATGACAGATCGCACTCCCATAAAGGCAACGGCGCTTGCGCCGTCACGCCCGCCGAACATGGCCGGGCGGCTCCGATTTGGCAAGGCCGGAGGTTTTTAGGGGGCAAGTTGCCTGGCTGGACGTTGCGGCGAACTTCTTCTCCCCGGCGGGGCGAAGAAACATGCGGTGATCGCCCAATTCACAGGCGGTTGCGTTATGCGAAAAACGCCCGTCCCACCAGCACCTTCAGCTCACCCGCATGGACCTCCAGCGCCACATCCCGTTCCATCGGCAATAATTCGCCATCGATCACGCAACGCACGTCGTGGCGTTTTTTAGGGAAATGAAGCTCCACGTCCGTCACGGTCATGGCGGTCACCGCTGCGTTATCCTTGAGCTTGCCGCGCAGGATATCGAAGGCGAGTTTTGCAACGCCGGAGGGGCGAAGCGGGTCGGTGAGATAGAAACCGAGGTGACCGCCAGAGACATTATCCGCCACCAAGAGCGAATTCTGACCGAACTCGTTGTTGGAAACCGAAATAGCCGAGACCTTGCGATGCTGCGTTTCGCCGTTCACCGTATATTGCACCTCAAAGACGGGTGGATTGAGGATGACGTTGACGGCCGCACGGATGCTTGCCTTGATCTTGCCGAGACGGGAGGCGAAGGCGAGGTTGTTGCGATACCGCACCATGCGTGAGTGCAGGCCCGCTGAAAACTGGTGGACGAAGAGCCGGCCATTGGCGCTGGCGATGTCGACATTGGCAATTTCGCCATGCGCCAGCGTGTCCAGCACCTGGCGAATGTCGAGCGGCAGCTTCAGCGAGCGGGCGAAGAGGTTCATGGTGCCGGCGGGCACGATGCCCAGCGCGATGCCGTTTTTCCAGGCGATGGCCGCGGCGGCGGAAATCGTGCCGTCGCCACCGCCGGCAATGATGCCCTCTATGCCCGGCTCCTCGGCAGCGCGCTCCATCTCCTCGACGATATCCTTTCCGGAAACCAGCCGGCAATCGATCTCGTGGCCGGCGCGGGTGAAGACCTCGCGCGCGTCGTTGCAATAGGCATCCATGTCAGTGGTTCGAAAGGTGCCGCCGTCACGATTGAAAATTGCAATGAGCTTCATGTTTCCAATCCGATTGAGGAATGCAGCCGCGCGTAAATGTCTCTCATCATATAGGGTTCCAAACACCATCGCGTGAAGATGTTCTTTTGCCGAGAATCGCTCTACCGCAACGCATCATTTCATGTTAGGGGTCACTTAAGGTCATTTTCATGACCGCACATCTCCAGTCAGGGCAGACCGTTCCCATGCGGTCTTGCCCTTTTTTCTGTTGGGTCCTCCCATCTCAGGTCAGCATGAGCCAGTCGACAATGTCCGAAGCCCGCCCTGGCGCGGAAACCGAAGCCGTTTACCCGACCGAGCCGGCTGTCGCGCTTTCGCCTCTCGCCATCGCGCTCATCGAACTGGCACTTGCCGCCGGCGGTTTCGGCATCGGCACCGGCGAATTCGCCATCATGGGCTTACTTCCTGACGTCGCCACCACCTATGGCGTGACGGTGCCGCAGGCGGGTTACGTTATCACCGCCTATGCGCTGGGCGTCGTCATCGGCGCGCCCATCATTGCGGTTCTGGCCGCCCGCATGACGCGTCGGGCATTGCTGCTGGGTCTGATGGGGCTGTTTGCGGCGGGCAATATTCTCAGCGCCGTCGCACCGGATTTCCTGAGCTTCACCGTACTGCGCTTCATCACCGGCCTGCCACACGGCGCTTATTTCGGCGTTGCGGCGCTGGTGGCAGCCTCCATGGCGCCGATCCACAAACGCGCCCGTGCCGTTGGCCGCGTCATGCTTGGGCTGACCATTGCCACGCTGCTGGGCACCCCGCTTGCAACCTTCTTTGGCCAGCTCCTGTCCTGGCGCGCAGCCTTCATGCTGGTCGGCGGCATCGGGCTGCTGACAGTCGCCCTTCTCTGGCTGTTCCAGCCGCGCGACAAAGTGGAGGAAGGCGCAAGCGTCTGGCGCGAACTCGGCGCTTTCCGTCGCGTTCAGGTGTGGCTGACACTCGCCATCGCTGCCGTCGGGTTCGGCGGCATGTTCTCGGTCTTCAGCTATATCGCCAAGACCACCACCGACGTCGCGATGATGCCGGTGTCCACCGTCTCCATGGTGCTGGCGCTGTTCGGCATCGGCATGAATGTCGGCAATGTGGTCGGCTCGCGGCTGGCCGATATCTCGCTCAATGGCACGATCGGCGGCATGCTGGCCTTCAACGTGCTCGTCATGACCGTGTTCGGCATGACGGCGGATAATCCATTCATGCTCTGCCTCTGCGTCTTCCTGATCGGCTGTGGTTTTGCCGCCTGCCCGGCCGTGCAGACGCGACTGATGGATGTTGCGCAGGATGCGCAGACACTGGCTGCCGCTTCCAACCATTCCGCCTTCAACATTGCCAATGCGCTCGGCGCCTGGCTCGGCGGCCTCGTCATCGCCATGGGTTTCGGTTACGCCTCGACCGGTTATGTCGGTGCGGTCCTCTCCCTTCTCGGGCTTGGCGTTTTCCTTGTTTCGGTCACCGTCGAACGACGCGCGAAAGCCGGCTGAAGGCCGGTTCTTCACCGGTCGAAATCCCCTTTCCGACGCCCGCTCGAAACCTTACGGAAATTTCACAATCGGCTCGCTTGACTCTTTTTCGTTTCAGGCGCAACACGGCGTTACGCACAGACCGCAAGCCGGAACCGTGCGGATTTTAACGGAGCATCATTGGATGTCTAGCGACAGTAGTAGTCGATTGCCTTTGCCGAAAGCGGCGAACGGGAACTGATCCGACCCCTGTCGGCTCACCACCGCGTTCGCCGTAATCGGCGAATCGACGGAAAGGTGAGCAATCATGAACTTCCACACTCTCTCCCAGAGAGCCAGCAAGGCCGCACGTCTTCTCCGCAGCGGAAATGCCGGTTCCACCACCATTGCAGAACGTGTCGAGCACCTCAACACGCTTGATACCGATGCAGCCGTAGCAGCACTGCTTGCCATGCCGCAGGCAAAGGCCGTCGCCATTCTCGACCGGCCGGAGCTGCATGACGCAGCCGCCATCATTGCCGGCATCCCCCTTGAACAGGCTGCCCGTTTCGTAAACCTGATGTCCGACGACCGCGTCGCCGACGTGATGGCGGACATGGAAGACGAGCCCCGCGCCAAGCTTTTTGCCCGGCTGGATCGCACGACCGCGCTCTCCATCCAGCACCTGATGGGCTACCCGCCGCGCACGGCAGGCTCGATCATGACCACGGAATTCGTCAGCGTTCCCGACAGCTGGACGGTGGAACAGACCCTTTCGCACATCCGCGTCGTCGAGCGGTCGCGTGAAACGGTCTATGCCATCTATGTGCTGGCTGAAGACGGAACGCTTTCCACGGTCGTGACGCTGCGCCGCCTGCTGACCGGCGAGCCCGGCGCTTCCATCCTCTCCGTCGCATCGAAGGAAGGCATTGCCTATGCAAGCCCCCTGATGTCGCAGGAGGATGTGGCCCGGCTTATCCGCAAGCACGACCTTCTGGCGCTCCCCGTCGTTGACGACCACTCGCATATCCTCGGCATCGTCACCGTTGACGACGTGATCGACACCATGATCGCCGATACCACGGAAGATGCTCACAAGTTTGGCGGTATGGAAGCGCTCGGCAAGCCCTATATGACGATCGGCTTTCCGGACATGATCCGCAAGCGCGCCGGCTGGCTTGCGGCCCTGTTCCTCGGGGAAATGCTGACGGCGAGCGCCATGCAGCATTTCGAGGGCGAGCTGGAAAAGGCCGTGGTGCTGACGCTGTTCATTCCG
This genomic interval from Agrobacterium tumefaciens contains the following:
- the vapC gene encoding type II toxin-antitoxin system VapC family toxin translates to MIVVDTSVWIDWFQNKSTPQVATLDDMGDLTDVIIGDIILLEILQGERNDKLAAAIHSRLKRFGFVPMLTPELAVKAAANYRKLRGLGKTVRKTADLIIGTYCIEHGHKLLQNDRDFQPMADHLGLQLA
- a CDS encoding OsmC family protein gives rise to the protein MAGQEHHYTVQLKWTGNRGKGTSGYRDYERDYTISASGKADIAGSSDPAFRGDAARWNPEDLLVASLSACHKLWYLHFCSVNGIIVEDYVDNAEGTLIMEKDGAGQFSEVVLKPVITISKGDPARADELHHDAHDKCFIARSVNFPVRVEGRVKVV
- a CDS encoding aspartate aminotransferase family protein, yielding MNEISTSLSNLAAIDAAHHLHPFSDMGKLNAAGTRIIERAEGVFIYDSTGKKYLDAFAGLWCVNIGYGRREIADVVQRQMNELPYYNAFFGTTTQPATLLAQKIASRAGPGMNHVFFTNSGSEATDTWFRMARVYWKALGHPAKTKVIARRNGYHGSTVAGASLGGMTWMHEQGNLPIEGIAHIGQPYWYAEGGDLSPAEFGLKVARELNAKIDELGEENVAAFVAEPIQGAGGVIVPPETYWPEIARICKARNILLVSDEVICGFGRLGSWFGYQHFGVEPDLAPVAKGLSSGYLPIGGVIVSDRVAQVMLSEVGDFNHGFTYSGHPVCAAAALENLRIIEAEGLVERVRDDIGPYFSQGWKSLEDHEVVGEAVNVGLMGGLQLTTNKTTRTRFAKPDDIGTAVRNHCLANGLVMRATGDRMLASPALTISRSEVDQIIETLRKALDHLRDTREHF
- a CDS encoding diacylglycerol/lipid kinase family protein, whose translation is MKLIAIFNRDGGTFRTTDMDAYCNDAREVFTRAGHEIDCRLVSGKDIVEEMERAAEEPGIEGIIAGGGDGTISAAAAIAWKNGIALGIVPAGTMNLFARSLKLPLDIRQVLDTLAHGEIANVDIASANGRLFVHQFSAGLHSRMVRYRNNLAFASRLGKIKASIRAAVNVILNPPVFEVQYTVNGETQHRKVSAISVSNNEFGQNSLLVADNVSGGHLGFYLTDPLRPSGVAKLAFDILRGKLKDNAAVTAMTVTDVELHFPKKRHDVRCVIDGELLPMERDVALEVHAGELKVLVGRAFFA
- a CDS encoding MFS transporter → MSQSTMSEARPGAETEAVYPTEPAVALSPLAIALIELALAAGGFGIGTGEFAIMGLLPDVATTYGVTVPQAGYVITAYALGVVIGAPIIAVLAARMTRRALLLGLMGLFAAGNILSAVAPDFLSFTVLRFITGLPHGAYFGVAALVAASMAPIHKRARAVGRVMLGLTIATLLGTPLATFFGQLLSWRAAFMLVGGIGLLTVALLWLFQPRDKVEEGASVWRELGAFRRVQVWLTLAIAAVGFGGMFSVFSYIAKTTTDVAMMPVSTVSMVLALFGIGMNVGNVVGSRLADISLNGTIGGMLAFNVLVMTVFGMTADNPFMLCLCVFLIGCGFAACPAVQTRLMDVAQDAQTLAAASNHSAFNIANALGAWLGGLVIAMGFGYASTGYVGAVLSLLGLGVFLVSVTVERRAKAG
- the mgtE gene encoding magnesium transporter; the encoded protein is MNFHTLSQRASKAARLLRSGNAGSTTIAERVEHLNTLDTDAAVAALLAMPQAKAVAILDRPELHDAAAIIAGIPLEQAARFVNLMSDDRVADVMADMEDEPRAKLFARLDRTTALSIQHLMGYPPRTAGSIMTTEFVSVPDSWTVEQTLSHIRVVERSRETVYAIYVLAEDGTLSTVVTLRRLLTGEPGASILSVASKEGIAYASPLMSQEDVARLIRKHDLLALPVVDDHSHILGIVTVDDVIDTMIADTTEDAHKFGGMEALGKPYMTIGFPDMIRKRAGWLAALFLGEMLTASAMQHFEGELEKAVVLTLFIPLIMSSGGNSGSQATSLIIRALALGELKLSDWWRVLLREIPTGLTLGCILGAIGFLRLTIWQQAGFYDYGEHWLLVGATVFAALVGIVTFGSLAGSMLPFVLQRLRLDPASASAPFVATLVDVSGLVIYFSVALVILSGTLL